One part of the Flavobacterium johnsoniae UW101 genome encodes these proteins:
- the rplE gene encoding 50S ribosomal protein L5, with product MAYTPRLKEEYKSRVISALKEEFGYTNVMQVPKLEKIVLSRGVGAAVSDKKLIDYAVDELTKITGQKAVSTISKKDVASFKLRKGMPIGAKVTLRGERMYEFLDRLITSALPRVRDFGGIKATGFDGRGNYNLGVLEQIIFPEIDIDKVNKISGMDITFVTTAKTDKEAKSLLAELGLPFKKN from the coding sequence ATGGCATATACACCTAGACTAAAAGAAGAATATAAGAGTAGAGTAATCTCTGCTCTTAAAGAAGAGTTCGGATATACAAACGTAATGCAAGTTCCTAAACTTGAAAAAATCGTTTTGAGCCGTGGAGTTGGTGCAGCTGTATCTGATAAAAAACTTATTGACTATGCAGTTGATGAGTTAACTAAGATCACTGGACAAAAAGCAGTATCTACAATTTCTAAGAAAGACGTTGCGTCTTTCAAATTAAGAAAAGGGATGCCTATTGGAGCAAAAGTTACTTTACGTGGAGAAAGAATGTATGAGTTTTTAGATAGACTTATTACTTCTGCTTTACCACGTGTTAGAGATTTTGGTGGTATTAAAGCTACTGGTTTCGACGGAAGAGGTAACTACAATCTTGGAGTTTTAGAGCAAATCATTTTCCCAGAAATTGATATTGACAAAGTAAATAAAATTTCAGGAATGGATATTACATTTGTTACTACTGCAAAAACAGACAAGGAAGCAAAGTCATTATTGGCTGAATTAGGATTACCTTTTAAAAAGAATTAA
- the rplX gene encoding 50S ribosomal protein L24, with protein MIKLKIKSGDIVRVIAGDHKGAEGKVLRVYREKNKAIVEGVNLVSKHTKPSAKNPQGGIVKKEASIQISNIALIDPKTKETTRVGIRVEGDKKVRFSKKSNQVL; from the coding sequence ATGATAAAGCTAAAAATAAAATCAGGAGATATCGTAAGAGTTATTGCTGGAGACCATAAAGGTGCTGAAGGTAAAGTTTTACGTGTTTACCGTGAAAAAAACAAAGCGATCGTTGAAGGTGTAAACCTGGTTTCAAAACATACTAAACCAAGTGCTAAAAACCCTCAAGGTGGTATCGTTAAGAAAGAGGCTTCTATTCAAATTTCTAACATTGCTTTAATTGATCCTAAAACTAAGGAAACAACTAGAGTAGGTATTAGAGTAGAAGGAGATAAGAAAGTAAGATTTTCAAAAAAATCTAATCAAGTACTATAG